In a single window of the Campylobacter iguaniorum genome:
- a CDS encoding beta-ketoacyl-ACP synthase — translation MRVFVTGYGIISSFGNTWESIKVAFEKKQNAVRYMDEWEKYKDLVTRLAAPVDGYSMPSSWSRKQTRSMGRVSCFSVDATSRALEMANLLGDESIKNGSMGVVAGSSTGSTDAIASMAKLLLDGQSDCNANTYIKMMPHTTAANIALFYGLKGRIIPTSSACTSASHAIGYAYESIKFGKIDMMIAGGAEELCASEAYVFDTLYATSSKNKTPKLTPSPFDANRDGLVLGEGAGYLILESEESVMRRGVKPIAEVVGFGSTSDGTHITQPNSQTMTVAMELALKDASLKPADIGYVNAHATATVLGDIAESIATNQVFGSDIAISSTKSYLGHTLGACGGQEAIFCIEMMKQGKFYPTINLNDIDERCAKLNYLKDLASINTDFVMSNNFAFGGVNTSLIFKKVD, via the coding sequence ATGAGAGTTTTTGTAACCGGATATGGGATAATTAGCTCATTTGGAAATACTTGGGAAAGCATAAAAGTGGCTTTTGAAAAAAAGCAAAATGCAGTGCGATATATGGATGAATGGGAAAAATATAAAGATTTGGTTACTAGGCTTGCTGCTCCTGTGGATGGATATAGTATGCCAAGCTCTTGGAGTAGAAAACAAACTAGAAGCATGGGTAGGGTGAGTTGCTTTAGCGTCGATGCGACTAGCAGGGCGCTTGAAATGGCAAATTTACTTGGCGATGAGAGTATAAAAAATGGCTCAATGGGCGTCGTCGCAGGATCAAGTACTGGAAGCACAGACGCAATAGCTTCTATGGCTAAGCTTTTGTTAGATGGACAAAGCGACTGCAACGCAAACACCTATATAAAAATGATGCCACACACTACAGCTGCAAATATAGCACTTTTTTATGGTCTTAAAGGTAGGATCATACCGACTAGTTCGGCTTGCACTTCAGCAAGTCACGCCATAGGATATGCTTACGAATCGATCAAATTTGGCAAAATAGATATGATGATAGCGGGCGGGGCTGAGGAGCTTTGCGCTAGTGAGGCTTATGTTTTTGATACGCTTTATGCGACAAGTTCTAAAAATAAGACTCCAAAACTTACTCCGTCGCCTTTTGACGCAAACCGTGATGGGCTGGTGCTTGGTGAAGGGGCTGGATATCTGATACTTGAGAGTGAAGAAAGTGTGATGAGAAGAGGCGTTAAGCCTATTGCTGAGGTAGTTGGATTTGGTAGTACAAGCGATGGCACACACATAACCCAGCCAAATAGCCAAACAATGACTGTGGCTATGGAGCTGGCTTTGAAAGACGCAAGCTTAAAACCAGCAGATATAGGCTACGTCAACGCTCACGCCACTGCGACAGTTCTTGGAGATATCGCAGAAAGCATAGCGACAAATCAAGTTTTTGGTAGCGACATAGCTATTTCAAGTACGAAAAGTTATTTAGGTCATACTCTTGGGGCTTGCGGGGGACAGGAGGCTATATTTTGTATCGAGATGATGAAACAGGGCAAATTTTACCCTACGATAAATTTAAATGATATCGATGAAAGATGCGCTAAGCTAAATTATCTTAAAGATTTGGCGTCTATCAACACAGATTTTGTAATGAGTAATAACTTTGCTTTTGGTGGGGTGAATACATCTTTGATTTTCAAAAAAGTTGATTAA
- the fabG gene encoding 3-oxoacyl-ACP reductase FabG produces MNKKVLVTGSSRGIGKAIARRLKESGYEVVIHGRSKSDGLLSLSKELGSEFVCFDVGDTLEAKEALSKFSEPFYAVVLNAGIARDAAFPAISEDDWKGVINTNLNSFYNVLNPLIMPMIRAKIGRIVVISSVSGIAGNRGQSNYSASKAGLIGASKSLAIELASRNITVNVVAPGLIMTDMIDENLPLDEIKKLIPAKRFGEAKEVAGIVNFLLTDEAAYITKQVIGVNGGMI; encoded by the coding sequence ATGAATAAAAAAGTATTAGTAACTGGTTCAAGTAGGGGCATCGGCAAGGCAATAGCTAGAAGGCTAAAAGAAAGTGGCTATGAAGTGGTGATCCACGGAAGAAGCAAGAGCGACGGGCTTTTAAGCTTAAGCAAGGAGCTTGGAAGCGAGTTTGTCTGCTTCGATGTCGGCGATACTTTAGAAGCTAAAGAGGCTTTATCTAAATTTAGTGAGCCATTTTACGCAGTGGTTTTAAATGCTGGGATAGCTAGAGACGCTGCATTTCCAGCTATAAGCGAAGATGATTGGAAAGGCGTCATTAATACAAATTTAAATAGCTTTTATAATGTTTTAAATCCACTTATAATGCCTATGATAAGAGCTAAGATTGGTAGAATAGTCGTCATTAGCTCAGTAAGTGGCATAGCTGGAAACAGAGGTCAGAGCAACTACTCAGCTAGCAAAGCTGGGCTAATAGGGGCTAGCAAAAGCCTTGCCATAGAGCTTGCAAGTAGAAATATCACTGTAAATGTGGTCGCTCCAGGGCTCATAATGACAGATATGATAGACGAAAACTTGCCCTTAGATGAGATAAAAAAGCTCATACCAGCTAAGCGTTTTGGTGAGGCAAAAGAGGTCGCTGGTATCGTTAATTTCTTACTCACAGATGAAGCAGCGTATATAACAAAACAAGTAATAGGTGTAAATGGAGGCATGATATGA
- a CDS encoding ApeP family dehydratase: MIESLLPHSGDMVLVDEIIFVNTQSIKTRTTIKNSEFIKNGKFPSYVLIEIMAQTLGLYKSFLDKNSAQKLAFLIGSRKCELFRPNLEIGDVVDINASISIQDESGFGVYDCEAFVSDGLVARAKLSVLNPSDKMMIRLKNE; the protein is encoded by the coding sequence ATGATTGAGAGTTTGCTGCCTCATAGTGGCGATATGGTTTTGGTTGATGAAATTATTTTTGTCAATACCCAGAGCATAAAGACAAGAACGACTATCAAAAATAGCGAGTTTATCAAAAATGGCAAATTCCCGAGCTACGTGCTTATAGAGATAATGGCTCAAACTTTGGGGCTTTATAAGAGCTTTTTGGACAAAAATAGTGCACAAAAGCTAGCCTTTTTGATTGGTAGTAGAAAATGCGAACTATTTAGACCAAATTTAGAAATAGGCGACGTGGTGGATATCAACGCTTCTATTTCGATTCAAGATGAGAGCGGATTTGGGGTTTATGACTGTGAGGCTTTTGTAAGCGATGGGCTAGTTGCTCGTGCAAAGCTTAGCGTGCTTAATCCAAGCGATAAAATGATGATAAGGTTGAAAAATGAATAA
- a CDS encoding beta-ketoacyl synthase N-terminal-like domain-containing protein, with protein MKVFISKPSILSSAGDEKELLQNAFLGKSALQIAEVQNKSFMVAKVADKLLDFKFIKESIYQTRTNQIALSAILPLCEQIAKLTAKYGRQNIGVVVGTTTSGVEENYRVFENGKFDMAKFDLQKHSLSNPAKFIRDFLGLSGVAYSISTACTSGIKAISEAKNLVESGICKAVIAGGVDSLNTLTLFGFDSLGILSRHKCDPFGKLRDGTNLGEGAAFMIVGSNEVGEIRIKSAMANCDAFHMTSPRSDGFYQANLIKSALNAANLSDVDYLSLHATGTVANDLMESNAVFSSGIKSPSSGIKQLIGHTLGAAGAIESGLCALVLGDSFLPLQSIKSGYDDALQKINLVTNLQKKLVKNTMSLSFAFGGDNACIILGVDDD; from the coding sequence ATGAAAGTTTTTATCTCAAAACCAAGCATTCTCTCATCTGCTGGAGATGAAAAAGAGCTTTTACAAAACGCTTTTTTAGGCAAAAGTGCGTTGCAAATCGCCGAAGTTCAAAATAAAAGTTTTATGGTCGCAAAGGTCGCTGATAAGCTTTTGGACTTTAAATTTATCAAAGAAAGCATTTATCAAACAAGAACCAACCAAATCGCATTGAGCGCTATTTTGCCACTTTGTGAGCAAATCGCAAAGCTTACAGCAAAATACGGTAGGCAAAATATCGGAGTGGTCGTAGGTACGACGACTTCAGGCGTGGAAGAAAACTACAGGGTTTTTGAAAATGGCAAATTTGATATGGCGAAATTTGATCTGCAAAAGCATTCTTTGTCAAATCCGGCTAAATTTATTCGTGATTTTTTGGGGCTTAGCGGAGTTGCTTATAGCATTTCTACTGCTTGCACGTCTGGGATCAAAGCTATAAGTGAGGCAAAAAATTTAGTGGAGAGTGGGATTTGTAAAGCCGTGATAGCTGGCGGTGTGGATAGTTTAAATACTCTTACTTTGTTTGGGTTTGATTCTCTTGGGATACTTTCACGTCATAAATGCGATCCATTTGGTAAGCTTAGAGATGGGACAAATTTAGGCGAAGGCGCTGCTTTTATGATAGTTGGAAGTAACGAGGTTGGAGAGATACGCATAAAAAGTGCTATGGCAAACTGCGACGCATTTCATATGACGAGTCCCAGAAGCGACGGTTTTTATCAAGCAAATTTGATAAAATCAGCCCTGAACGCGGCGAATTTAAGCGATGTGGATTATCTGAGCTTGCACGCAACAGGCACGGTAGCAAATGATTTAATGGAGTCAAACGCTGTGTTTAGTAGCGGGATAAAATCACCAAGTAGTGGGATAAAGCAGCTCATAGGACACACGCTTGGGGCTGCTGGAGCTATAGAAAGTGGGCTTTGTGCTTTGGTTTTGGGTGATAGCTTTTTGCCTTTGCAAAGTATAAAAAGTGGCTATGATGATGCCTTGCAGAAGATAAATTTAGTCACAAATTTACAAAAAAAGCTTGTGAAAAACACCATGAGTTTGTCGTTTGCATTTGGCGGAGATAACGCTTGTATAATTTTAGGAGTGGATGATGATTGA
- a CDS encoding 4'-phosphopantetheinyl transferase family protein produces MRVAKLHILADKSTLKLSYKSLNRSDKNRVKKSPNLLQNRDFVVSRVLKNRTQKRRVCLSHKDGICFLVSGNVRFGIDAEKLKDREIASVCEFCFDDDEMRIWQNSSDKLLQFYKIFTTKEALIKLKNLDFGSLKNVNFCDKNIFKTHQIYKDFLITIVCKKRFMLKEIVC; encoded by the coding sequence ATGAGAGTGGCTAAATTGCATATTTTGGCCGATAAAAGCACTCTAAAGCTTTCTTATAAAAGCCTAAATAGAAGCGATAAAAATAGAGTTAAAAAATCGCCAAATTTACTTCAAAATAGGGATTTTGTGGTTTCAAGAGTGCTAAAAAATCGCACCCAAAAAAGGCGAGTTTGTTTGTCGCATAAAGATGGAATTTGCTTTTTAGTGAGTGGAAATGTGAGATTTGGGATAGATGCTGAAAAGCTAAAAGATAGAGAAATTGCCAGCGTTTGTGAGTTTTGTTTTGACGATGATGAGATGAGGATTTGGCAAAATAGCAGTGATAAATTGCTCCAGTTTTATAAGATATTCACCACAAAAGAAGCTCTTATAAAGCTAAAAAATTTGGATTTTGGCAGTTTAAAAAATGTGAATTTTTGCGATAAAAATATCTTTAAAACTCATCAAATTTACAAAGATTTTTTGATAACTATCGTTTGCAAAAAGAGATTTATGCTAAAGGAGATTGTGTGCTAA
- a CDS encoding MMPL family transporter encodes MRVIFGVIFAIFSLFIWQNLAKINTDIFSLLELKFDNGEEKIIANFNSKNDFFILFKDIKDKYFIENLVDNSNLLYKNEPNIANLSSHILALADINLINTLKSDPNLFFDDSIKNIFSPFRILPLSSDFFGFVRGLDLSFGAKFDPKTKLLKTENFYLMSYQVKSNYSYEKLLNLASELKQKDEIYLSSPFLFQAYSKKTAIEQSSYLGAISLVLSILFIWFAFGNFRAFYMIFIVAFSLVCGLFGTLLVLDSLHVLTLVISTSLIGLILDYPLHFLSSNTGKKIQISDIKCVRKTLFIAFFVTAFGYGIFLFSPMGFLHEIAIFSLFSLIGALLGTYFLFPNLIKDEIFYSHKRFDKLLDFWILACKTVLKNIKFIAAFAAIFTMIGIYKIATSNLSDDIKNYSVAPTWMLEHSMVFAKEMDLVGSKFIIVSQNQSKDLVESLGNLIEKPFFVSKFFNEIWLQNEIKDELAKAQNDKKIVQKYENIGILQSDLQSEFHKIISQKSLSPQEVCLELLGVKCDNFFADNKEIIYIAKATQNAEFDAILDKFGANYSDYVKNINSSFIDIKLNAVILKICGFVFCFLALWALLGLKTSVKINFIVIWVSLFCLSFFAIFGFEINIFTIFGLILGSAVGIDYMLFACDLKMHFKNRILGIISASVTSIFSFGVLALSPTSAVFSFGLSVFLSVFLASLCACLLTLRSAK; translated from the coding sequence ATGAGAGTAATTTTTGGCGTTATTTTTGCTATTTTTTCACTGTTTATCTGGCAAAACTTAGCCAAGATAAATACGGATATTTTTTCGCTTTTAGAGCTTAAATTTGATAATGGCGAAGAAAAAATCATAGCAAATTTCAACTCCAAAAATGATTTTTTTATACTTTTTAAGGATATCAAAGATAAATATTTTATAGAAAATCTAGTTGATAACTCAAATTTGCTTTACAAGAATGAGCCAAATATAGCAAATTTATCAAGCCATATTTTAGCTTTGGCTGATATAAATTTGATAAATACACTTAAGAGCGATCCAAATTTATTTTTTGATGATAGTATTAAAAATATATTTTCGCCTTTTAGAATTTTACCTTTGAGTAGCGATTTTTTCGGATTTGTTAGGGGTTTGGATCTTAGCTTTGGAGCGAAATTTGATCCAAAAACAAAGCTTTTAAAAACTGAAAATTTTTATTTGATGAGCTACCAAGTAAAGTCAAATTATTCTTATGAAAAACTCTTAAATTTAGCTAGCGAGCTTAAACAAAAAGATGAGATTTATCTAAGCTCACCATTTTTATTTCAAGCATATTCTAAAAAAACTGCAATAGAGCAAAGCTCGTATCTTGGGGCTATTTCGCTGGTTTTGAGTATTTTATTTATTTGGTTTGCTTTTGGCAATTTTAGAGCCTTTTATATGATTTTTATAGTGGCGTTTTCGCTAGTTTGTGGGCTTTTTGGCACGCTTTTAGTACTTGATAGTTTGCATGTGCTTACCCTTGTGATTTCTACTAGTTTGATAGGTCTCATACTTGATTATCCGCTTCATTTTTTGAGCTCAAACACGGGCAAAAAAATCCAAATTTCTGATATAAAATGTGTGAGAAAAACTCTTTTTATAGCATTTTTTGTGACTGCTTTTGGGTACGGAATATTTTTATTTTCGCCAATGGGATTTTTACACGAAATAGCTATTTTTTCACTATTTTCACTGATTGGAGCTTTGCTGGGCACCTATTTTTTATTTCCAAATTTGATAAAAGATGAAATTTTTTATAGTCACAAACGCTTTGATAAATTGCTTGATTTTTGGATTTTAGCTTGCAAAACAGTGCTTAAAAATATTAAATTTATCGCTGCTTTTGCGGCTATTTTTACCATGATTGGGATTTATAAAATCGCCACTTCAAATTTGAGTGATGATATCAAAAACTACTCAGTAGCCCCCACTTGGATGCTGGAGCATTCAATGGTTTTTGCTAAAGAGATGGACTTGGTGGGAAGCAAATTTATCATAGTGAGCCAAAATCAGAGCAAAGATTTAGTAGAAAGTCTTGGAAATCTGATAGAAAAGCCGTTTTTTGTATCTAAATTTTTTAACGAAATTTGGTTGCAAAATGAGATAAAAGATGAGCTAGCTAAAGCTCAAAATGATAAAAAAATAGTCCAAAAATACGAAAATATCGGCATTTTGCAAAGTGATTTACAAAGCGAATTTCACAAAATAATTTCACAAAAAAGCCTTAGTCCACAAGAGGTTTGTTTGGAGCTTTTGGGCGTTAAATGTGATAATTTTTTTGCAGATAATAAAGAGATTATTTATATCGCTAAAGCGACGCAAAACGCTGAGTTTGACGCTATTTTAGATAAATTTGGTGCTAATTATAGCGATTATGTTAAAAATATAAATAGCTCATTTATAGACATTAAGCTTAATGCTGTAATTCTAAAAATTTGTGGTTTTGTGTTTTGCTTTTTGGCTTTGTGGGCTTTGCTTGGGCTTAAAACCAGTGTGAAAATAAATTTTATAGTCATTTGGGTTAGCTTGTTTTGTCTATCTTTTTTTGCTATTTTTGGATTTGAGATAAATATTTTTACGATATTTGGTTTGATTTTAGGAAGCGCTGTGGGGATTGATTATATGCTTTTTGCTTGTGACTTAAAGATGCATTTTAAAAATCGAATTTTAGGTATAATCTCAGCAAGCGTGACGTCTATTTTTTCATTTGGCGTTTTGGCTCTTAGTCCTACGAGCGCTGTTTTTAGCTTTGGTTTGAGCGTATTTTTGAGCGTATTTTTAGCCTCACTTTGTGCTTGTTTGCTTACTTTAAGGAGCGCAAAATGA
- a CDS encoding LolA family protein has translation MKFIFCLLVGVSVSVSSLFGFNEKGIKNLIKTDQVEGNFTQTKTIQGFKNSIISSGTFSIINGTFEQNTTKPTKFSIRVSKEGIFEFDGENYRKIELIFDEELFLNMLNVNLTALKSDFDFIISGDEPSWQIELNPKNIIAKIFKQITISGDKFVKTIKLDEAGGDVTIYSFKVGDI, from the coding sequence ATGAAGTTTATTTTTTGTTTGTTAGTTGGTGTTAGCGTTAGTGTTAGTAGCCTTTTTGGCTTTAATGAAAAGGGTATCAAAAACCTAATCAAAACTGACCAGGTAGAGGGTAATTTCACCCAGACTAAAACAATACAAGGTTTTAAAAATAGCATAATTTCTAGTGGTACTTTTAGCATAATCAATGGGACTTTTGAGCAAAACACAACTAAGCCAACTAAGTTTAGCATAAGGGTTAGCAAGGAAGGGATTTTTGAGTTTGACGGCGAAAATTACCGTAAAATAGAGCTAATTTTTGATGAAGAGCTATTTCTAAATATGCTAAATGTAAATTTGACCGCCTTAAAAAGCGATTTTGATTTTATCATAAGTGGCGATGAACCTAGCTGGCAAATAGAGCTTAATCCTAAAAATATCATCGCTAAGATTTTTAAGCAAATCACAATAAGTGGCGATAAATTTGTAAAAACAATAAAGCTAGATGAAGCGGGCGGTGACGTGACGATCTATAGCTTCAAAGTTGGTGATATATGA
- a CDS encoding acyl-CoA thioesterase: MKSYKSKVEFYDVDSMNVVWHGNYVKFIEQARCAFLSELGYDYEDMKNDGYAYPVAKMDFKFIAPLFFKDEIEIKVKLIEVESFLKFKYEIYNQNGQKVCVATTSQACVKMSNLQTQFSAPNKLKELVKGII; this comes from the coding sequence ATGAAAAGCTATAAGAGTAAAGTCGAGTTTTATGACGTGGATAGTATGAACGTGGTTTGGCATGGCAATTACGTTAAGTTTATCGAGCAAGCAAGGTGCGCGTTTTTAAGCGAGCTTGGGTATGATTATGAAGATATGAAAAACGACGGCTACGCCTATCCTGTGGCGAAAATGGATTTTAAATTTATCGCTCCGCTATTTTTCAAAGACGAGATAGAAATAAAGGTAAAACTTATAGAAGTGGAGAGTTTTTTAAAGTTTAAATATGAAATTTACAACCAAAACGGGCAAAAAGTTTGCGTCGCGACGACATCGCAAGCTTGCGTAAAAATGTCGAATTTACAAACACAATTTAGTGCTCCAAACAAGCTAAAAGAGCTGGTAAAAGGGATAATATGA